The Ziziphus jujuba cultivar Dongzao chromosome 12, ASM3175591v1 sequence ccaacGTTATATGATATAATGTCAATAAACTTTGCttaggaaattttatttttccataatgtGTTTCAGATTCTAGAAGTGGTGAAAGGGTTGGTGGCCAAATACCAATCGGAGGAAAACCTCAGCATTGTAGTGACGGGGTTCAGCATGGGAGGTGCATTTGAGACGTTAATTGCAACAGATCTCGTCTACAACAGATATAACAAGGCTGACGGCCGGGAAAATGCTATTCCGGTGACGGTATTTGCATTCGCCAACTCACCTCTTGGAAATAAAGATTTCTACAATGTGGCATCTAAGCTTGACGATCTTCACATTTTGCTTGTGAAACACGAAAGCGACGTAAACCCAGATAATCCAACCCAGAAAGACGATTACTATCATGTTGGAGAAAAGTTAATCGTCGAAATGGGTGTGCACGATTTGGACGTTTACAGCCTGGCCATTACTCAATCTCAACAGGTTGATCAGACTAGTCTCGCATCTATGTGCCCAGCAAAATGATTGACATATCAttggtggtgatggtgatgatgataatTGATGATCAAATTATTATCTACATTTATCAGtaagtttaattttatattatgattTTGTCATTTGTGAAAAACAAGGTGCACGGCTAGGAAATTTATATGTCATGCATCCTTGGGGAGATAATACAATGACCGACAaggaagtaatacaggatggagaggaaaaaggaaaggagatgctcctcggactttcggcaatgaactgagacgtcgggctcgccccggatgaTCGACGTcatccaacctggacctaggggaatggaatttaaaaatataagatgctaatcatctcagtgagtgaccctatctactatacaattgtcaggacccgtccagaattccttcctggaaccctagacaagtcttgatcccagggaaataccaccgaaccttccaacggaaaatccggcagcacctcccctaagggtagaacttaccacaaattttctgcactgaaaacacacttctataaacatctcgttattcctcccacaaaactacaaaattgattccacaactttacagcactccaaagaatagtagcaactcagtgcataaataataactacacgtccaatacagtatacagagcattatacaataaatgtagaatttatacaatgacagataagaagtaatacaagatggagaggaaaaagggaagaaatacttgttggactttcggcaacgaactgagacgtcgggctcgtccggacaatcaacatctcccaacctggacctaggggaacggaatttaaaaacgtgagatgctaatcatctcagtgagtgaccctatctactgaacacctttaatattaataatataacaatgaaaggaatttaattaatatcaacaattaaataaataaataataataacaattgaagtaatattttctctcaaaaccatcactattcactccgttggaaatattccccttttaaaacattttcacaaaacctgatattcgtacttcccgaaaaccaagggatcaaataatttaataaacaacaattaaataaataaataccccaaatataaataaaatgtaataaattataataaataatttttgtactctttggggtttgaaatttctatccgaaaaatttgtacttgacgcaccacaccatataccagtgatgccctccgatacccagcgtcccgagcaccgactggcggggagattaaagagagaaacttgcaaacggcacttcggcgtcccgacagtaccgctgctgaaactgtCATCTCGGCCAAGGatgggggcggctatgtgcactatatcaaatgtaacaccccgtcccgaatcgcaccggaatccgtgcacgttgaccgaggttgaccgttgaccgttgaccgaaggggtcaaaagttgactttttgactcggtgggaattttgagttgaccagggtaccgtggcgaagtgcacgatgccacgagttcgtagactggtagcacgtcgaaaacggagctacggtttgaaagttatggacgaaacaagttgcggtccaaactgtccaaggggtgccggagttgactttttgtttatggggaattgagctttgactcatgcatggttgtgaagtgctcgtcgatacgagttcacagactagcggcacgctcaaaacggacatccggttaaaaagttatggacgtttgaagtttaccggataccgtattattttaatgtttttgggtcgtgaacagtgaaatgccacgtgtcagcttctgagtggtccacgtggcatgaacagtgtcatgcagggttttaattttgaaaaactctcggggaagagagagaaagagagagaagagagagaaagagagagaggagagagaaagagagagagaggacccgccggccgccggccattttcacgtttttccggcctagttactgtacacgcgccgaccagccagattgcccacctcatttccggcaaaacctccaaatttcacggcgaacggccgccggacgcgcccggatcggacgtccgaagtttggcggcgatttttcccctccaccgccggcgaccgcgaatcggcactattccggccgatatacagtacacgcgccatacacccagcatcctctcctcaagtccggcctacccaccaaaaatcacggccatcggaccaccgacgcgccgggatcggagcctgttccggcgacggttgccggtgacgtggcggcccgccggaaattactgttccggcgagtaccccgaaaattc is a genomic window containing:
- the LOC132800166 gene encoding uncharacterized protein LOC132800166, whose amino-acid sequence is MAARKPAKVITWRDLIGEKDWKGLLNPLKPELGQELSHYCNLIRVIENSFQSKKDSPLLGLPQHSENELLTIADLSNHYVVEKYLYASTKNIRPEQGHDDYPLGPKSGYSNWIGYTSRKHGSRDGPSWKILEVVKGLVAKYQSEENLSIVVTGFSMGGAFETLIATDLVYNRYNKADGRENAIPVTVFAFANSPLGNKDFYNVASKLDDLHILLVKHESDVNPDNPTQKDDYYHVGEKLIVEMGVHDLDVYSLAITQSQQVDQTSLASMCPAK